TGTACGAGCCTGAAGTGGACGGGAGTTTGGTGAAAAAAATCAGCTTGTTGAAAAACGAAAAGTTCCGCGCGGGACTCGCGCGGGCAGGGCGAGAGGCGAGCCGCGGAAGGCAGTGGGAAGAGCCTTCCCGGCAGTTGATCGATTTTTACGAAGCGGTCTTGGAAGGAAGACATCTTGCGGCGCGCAAAAAATCCAGCGTGCTTCGCAAACAACAATCAGAATGAGGCGAAAGAGGACGATGATTTGAGGAAAAAGCGTTGGATCCGAGCGGTTTTGCAGTATGGTCAGTACAGTATCATCGGAATCAGCTGCGGGCTCATCGATCTCGGCAGTCTCAATTTATTCCTCGTTTTATGGCCGACCGACGATGCTGTCCTTCTCGCACTGTTCAACACGATCGCCTACGGTTTGGCGGTCTTGAACAGTTACATTTGGAATTCCCGTTATACGTTCCGCTCCGGTGCCCGACATTCTCGGGCGCAAATGGTTTATTTTGTTTTGCAAGCGCTTCTGGCGCTCGGTGTCAGCAATCTCG
The genomic region above belongs to Bacillales bacterium and contains:
- a CDS encoding GtrA family protein, which gives rise to MRKKRWIRAVLQYGQYSIIGISCGLIDLGSLNLFLVLWPTDDAVLLALFNTIAYGLAVLNSYIWNSRYTFRSGARHSRAQMVYFVLQALLALGVSNLVFILGVWTLEAFEGVPEWMIHNTAKGLSMFCSATTSFFLMKFVVFRKRKKSWS